The genomic window CCAGTGTGAAGTGGGTGGGAAGTCAAAAGAAAGCATCCCAGTCAAGTGTTCTACATTACATCTACCGGAGTTCCTTGGGGCAAACCATTCATTCTCATCTGCGACAGGTAATAAGGCATGTTCAGCGTAACCCTTTGCACTCTGAGAtacaaagaagaaaatgattGGATATCTTACCATTTTTCTTGCCATCAGAAGTGGAAATGAAAAGttgtttcactttttcaaaacaaatacgTTGACCCATTTCATGTTCTTAGTTCCATGTCTTCCTATTATTTTTAACCTGTTATGCTGTTCGTTGTCATATTAAATACCCACATTAGGACTGATGTAattgttctgtctctttctccagtgTCTCCAGGAGCCCTTCATTCGCTCTCTTGGGTCCTACCAGCTCCACCGCACAGCCAGTCCTTTTGACCGCAGGGTTACATGTCTAGAATggcaccccacccaccccacaaCCTTAGCAGTGGGCTCCAAGGGTGGTGACATCATCCTGTGGGATTATGGGGCTCTTAATAAGACCACCTTCATACAAGGGGTGAGAATGAGACAAAATAACTTCACATAATCAAAGCAGCGCAATCATAATCAGGCTGATTCAAAGTTAAACATTAACTTGCCTTACAGACTGTGTATTGTTTGATGTGATAACTGCCCAGTGTTGAGATCAAGCTTTGATCAAGTAATGGCTCTACTAAagaaactgccccccccccccccagattgTAAACATATTACTCGGCAGTAATTTGCTCTTCCACATTCCTTTGAACAGTAAAaccattcatttaaaattaaagCTGCGGGTAGTGTGCATAAGATGTAGAGTACTTTCAAGATAGTTGTAATACTACTCAGTGGTCCATGTTTTTCAAGTTAAAGAGAGTATGACGTGTGTTCAGACTCTCCCCTTTGTTCTCTGTCTAGATGGGAGCTGGAGATTCTGTAACTGACATGAAGTTTAACCATTTCAATACCAATCAACTGTTCACCTCATCTATTGGGGGAACCACCACCCTTCGGGATTTCAATGGGACGATTATAAGAGTTTTTGCCAGCACAGATTCATGGGAGTAAGAGAgggttgttttaaaaaaaaaaactcttcccTTATTGGCCTTTCACTTCTGTCCTGCTTCAGACATGTCATAAAGTCATTAAAATTCCCTGAGAAAATGGACCAACATCGCTGTTTTTTTGTAACAGCATATATTGATCGTGGTGAGGTGAAATGTAAGGTAGTGGAGCAGAGTGGACTTAACACTGTATCAGTGGCATCACTCTTTGACAGGTGCAGAAGTGTTTTTAGGTGCGAGTGAGCAGTCATTCCTGGGTGGGCTTAAGACTGAGCACACATGAAATCATCATGTTGAAGGCCTACTCTGTTATCACTGTCAGCCCAAACGTTGTGACGGCTCAGCAAAGTGACTGTGATCGTGATCAGGGAATTGCAATCCTTGGCACTCTAGTGAAATTGCCACAACAAAGGCCCAACTACCCTGTTTAGTGAGCAGAGAGCTGAAATCATGAAGATGTTGTTTCTGACAGTCATTGAGTGCACTCACTTGATGCTTATGTGCCAGGTTAATCCAGCTGGTTTGTGTGcagttttgtgttgtgtagcacagtggttctcaattctgctcctgggggacccctgctctgcacgttttccatctttccatgctctacctacctgactgaactcatcagtggtacttttgattggctgagcacacctgattcaatCAAAAGGAtattaatcacactaatcaggtgtgttttgagcaaggatagatagaagatatgcagagcaggggtcccccaggagtaggattgagaaccactggcgTAGCACACTCTAGGTGGGTCATTCATGGTTTAGTTGGCGGTTCCTTGGCTACTCAGTcgaattattacatttttatgtgtcTACGCTTCTGTCTTTTAGATTGTACTGGTCTCTTGcgagtctgttgtctgtttttgcatTGTGGCCACTGTTGGCACCAGTTACAAAACATGCTTAGCTTCCTCCATAAGGACTTGACTTCTTGACCCCCCCAACACAGTCTTTCATGGTGTAGCTATTTGACcagttttttgtgtttctcctttttttaagcCAGTGTTCCTCATTAAGGTCTCATAAACAAACATGGTTTCCACATGCACGATGAAACAGATTGTTTTTCGGACGTGCTCTCAGAGAACACTGAATCCATTTCTTAGACTTTTGccattttattgtaaataggCACCGATCCATCACCCTGTGTCACAGTTGGGGACCTTCATGCGTCATATTGTTCAGTGGGTCAGTGTGCAAGCACCACTGCACGTCCGGGCTTGGTCTACAGTGGTTCGATTTGTCCTGTCAATTGGCTTAATAGTTCAGTTttgagcttttgtttttgtctttgtgtgcatACAGAAGGGAGCCTGTGACTTTATTGGTGAGCTGAAGTTTTGTCCCACGGACACGTCCAAAGTGTATGTCGCCTCAGGTGACGGCACACTGACCGTTCAGAGCTTTGAAGGGCTCCCCGCTGAAAGACTGTCTCGAACTGTGGACTGTGGGCATGATCACCACAATGTCTGGTGAGGCTTCATCCGGTTTTAGATTTTGCCACATACCGTAACGATCAGTGGATCACGCCATTAGTCCACGCAGTCATGAATAAAGATCATCTGCATGCAAGTGTCACTGGGTGATGTTCACTTGTACATGGTGTGCTCTGTTAAATAGTCTCTTAGTCTTTCAACATAAGATTTAAAAGACTTGGAGATTTATAGTGCTTACCTGTTATTTCAGTTAATAAGTTGTCCCTCTGCCCCTTTAGGTGGAATTTGTCAGTTTCCACTCCGTTGTCATTTGATGTGTAGTAGAACCACAGTTTaccacatatgcatgtgtaccacattcacttctttctttctttctttctttctttccttgggCTACTGGACCAGTGTTGTAGTTAAGAGTGTGTGAATTTCCATCTGGAAGAGTATTTGCCATAAGGATGTACGACTGTTTTATAGATAACATCCCTTCGTCTTTACAGTTACTGGTACTGTTGTGTGGACGTGTCACTGAGCAGACAGATGCTTGTCACTGGAGATAATACTGGACGTCTCTTACTCCTTGGCCTCGATGGAAAAGAGGTAACAGCTAAAAAATtaggacaaaaacatttttttagtgCATGTGTAGTTGAAAACCCTTTTGTCTTACATTTTAATTCTTTACAgttttagaatttagaatttcTAATAATACCTTTAAATTCTGAGTggctttctgtttgttctgtccCAGTTTTCcctaacattttcattttgtcagatTTTCAGTGATAAGTTACACAAAGGCAAAGTGACCCATGCAGAATTCAACCCtcgctgtgattggctgatggcAACATCATCTGTTGATGCCACAGTGAAACTGTGGGATCTTCGGAACATTAAGAACAAGAGTAGCTATCTCCATGAAATGCCTCATGACAAACCAGTCAATTCAGGTGAGCAGGCACCTGCCTGGTCTGCCTATCTACAGTAAACCGATATATCCCAGAAGTTTTAATTATCTCTTATAATGAGATCCATTCAAATATCAGTAGTAGTGAGGAATAtgaaacaaattgaaaaaaaaaagtatctctCCAACAGTGTTTGATCAAACTCCTTAAGTGAAAAGCCAATctaatttctttgttttgttttttttctctctcaactgGGCTTAACAACACAGCTTACTTCAACCCAACTGACAGCACTAAGCTTCTCACTACTGACCAAAAGGACCAGATCAGGGTGTACTCCTCCTCTGATTGGTCCAAACCAGAACAGGTCATTCTACACCCACACCGGCAATTCCAGCATCTAACCTCCATCAAGGTTAGTGCCTAATAACTGGCCTGAATAAATGCCGCACTTTACCAGTTATTTTCCATTTTGCTTGTCGTATCAAAATTAACATAAATCATTGTCTGTAAGTCCGGTCCTTGAGGGCAGAGTCCTGCAACTAATTGCTTTATGCACAACAAGAATGTGAGTTACACATTCAACAATCTATCAGAAAAATTAAGTATTTGGTTGTAATGAAACACAAGGGGACTTTTTCACCCTGGTTGAAAGGAATGAACCAAAACAGTTCTGCCTTAACACTGAAGTCTACATCTGTGGCCAAGACTTTCATTGCACCACCATTTTTGCTGCAGGCCACCTGGCATCCTGTGTATGACCTCATCATCGCTGGCCGTTACCCCGATGACCATTTCCTGCCTGGGGATCTCAGAACTATTGATTTCTTTGATGCCAACACAGGCAAACTGGTGCATCAGCTGCGAGACCCCAATGCCTCTGGGATCATATCTGTAAGTGTTTGGTCTTCAGAACTGTCACTGCTGTGGGGTTttactgatggacagtaatgtaGATTTACTGCATTCATATTAAATCAGAGAAAAACTGTAGAagagtaaaatatttttaatgtagaagggtatgtttaataaacatatattttaatctTAAGCATGAACTAATAAATCATTGTTGCCTACTTATTGGGCAAATAAATCTCATTTAATTGTTCAGTTTATATAGTTAACTGCAGAAAACTGCTATGAAATCAGTCAGAGCGTAAAAATACTGTGGTTCACAAATGTCTTTACTTTCTCTCAGCTCAACAAATTTAATCCAATGGGAGATGTACTGGCATCAGGAATGGGTGAgtgttttgtgcattttaaCCATCAAGGTTTTAAAAAAGATGCATTCTTTGGGAATAGAGGGTATTTGCTTAATGTTTTTATCATAAGTAAATGTCTTCTTGGACATTTCTTCTTAACCTCCAATTACAGGTTTTAATATTCTGGTATGGAACCGCACGGACAGTGTAAACAGCACACAGGGACAgcagatgagaaagagaggagaggagagaggaggcagagccAGAGCCTCCAGAGCCCAGCGTAGTaatcccccccgccccccaagaAGAGGGACCGCAGAAGATGCAAAGCTTAAGAAAAAACTAGCATCTTTGGAGTCAGCAGAGACCAAGTCTAGGGCCAAACGTTCAGCcgatgaaaataaaacacagaaaagcaagaaaaagtAAGGTCTATGTTTGTCTGCTGACTGTATATAATGATCACTTTACTgcaaaacagcattaaatgtGGGTAGCTGCTCTATAACAACGACTGGTTCTATCTTCAGTAACAAACTGTTCCACACACTGCAGGACATCTCAAGAGTATTTTCCTCTGATATGTACACTTTGCTGGACAACTGCATGAAGCCAGAGTTATAAGTTTCAatttctctttgtattttgtaCTCTATATTTTTTGACACTTTCATAAATAAAACCACATTTTAATAGGAGTGCAGGCATGTATATATGATCTTTGGTATATAAAGTACAAGACATTGATCAGGTTTTTAACATATTTAAGAAGAATGGAAGAGATCATTTCCACCAAACAAATAAGGTAATATGAGTTTTGAGTGATTACAAGAGAGTGTTTTACGCAGCACTGGATAAAGACTCAGCAACAGTGTCTCCTAATTCTAATTTCTTTCAAATCGGCACGTAGCAACAGAAAATGAATGCCCTCATTGCTTTCTCCAAAGTGTTATGAAGATTTGCGTAGCTGAACGAAAGTAGCATTAGCCAACCTGCCCAGAATGTTTCCCCAGACTTTCTTTTCACTTTCCAAATTCTGATGCTGAACCTGGTAAGCTGAGTAAGCAGTTCCCAGGATAAGCCTCTCAAACCGGTGTTGAGGAAGAGAGTTCTCGTGGTCTTCCAGAGTTACCAGCAGGTCCTCCATGGCAGGCGCGGTCTTCGGTATGTTGTCATTTATTAGGGCAAGGAACGCTCGCCCCTGTCTCATTGAAGCCATTTCTTCATCACGCAGAGCAACATTGTTATCGTGGTCGATCACCAGCCCATTCAGCAAAAACTATGCGCAAGAACGAAAAAGAACATGGATGAAAATTTGTCATAAATCCAGTCTCTACTGCCTTTCCTTCGTCCTTGAACAAAGTAAATTTATGTTGTGCACCCTGAAATGCTGCATTACCTAGAATCCTCCTCTGAAGGACATTGCAATATCGATAGAATAATTTACAAGGTTAGTTATTGTTGCACCGAGTATATTAAACAATAAAACTCCTCCCCGAGAACGGGTTAACGATGGAATTTGTGTCTTATTAGATGGAAATCTAACTGCTTTTTCGTTTTAaagcaaaagaaatgttttaaaggcGAAAAAACTTACCTCAAACATCAGGTTGGCATCATTAACGGATTTGACAAAACCTTGGTTACCGGCACCTCCATATACATCAGCAGATACATCTAAAAACGTGTTAAATGATATATGTATCTTCCCTTAAAGTTTCAGGTCTGAAAACTAAAGCAACAGACTGAGTGAACACGTTAATTATAAAATTCAAATCTCGAAGACAAACGTGTACCACTAATGCAGGGCGTGAATTTTGCAGAATGTTTATCGGTGTTAAAAGCAGTTTCCACAAAGTCTGTGAGAGGGCTTTACGCGCGACTCTACAATGTAAAGCTTAGGCACTCTAGAATAATGTCAAGGCGCTTTTCACTGAcgcatatgttttaaattgtttacCTGAGATATTCCAAAAGCCAACAAAGCcagcgagacagagaaaaagcgATGCAAATATAACAGACTCAGTTTTCGTGGACATCGTCACGCAATCAAAATTCCATCCGCGTGATTGCAGTAGCTGGCCAAATACGCAGGCACTTCTAGCTGGATTGCACTCTTTCTAAAAAAATCCCCGAGACTCTGTGAATCTGAGGAGCTGCAGTATTTTACCTCGCATTCCTCCAGCTCGACGGAAAACCAGTATTTGGGCCAGCACAGTTTTAAAAGGATATGCAAAAATATGTGGTAGGGGGGTGACAAGACCCGATTGACTAAATTGGGCACCTGAGGCATCCGGCAATAACTCATCACCTTTTAATAACATATTTATGACACAGTATTCACAGATGCAAGATATGTTGTTATAATAATTATGGGATCgatcaaaaagaagaaaaaaatagtaGGTGTCCCGGGGTTATAGTAGCGTTGACATAAAAGAAGTACGAACCCgttatttcacttttttaaattttgcaatGACAGACCTCCAACACACCGCGGCAGCAACTACAAGTACATACACACCAAAGTGTTTTCCCTTGACTATAGGATTGTTTTCTTCCCGGGGAGTACCAAAGATTCTGTAAATGGTCAAGATTACCAACAGTTAATTTCCTTCCGCATCCAGGGGCACGAGAGTCATGTGGTAAATACATGACAAAAGTTCGAGCACTAGAGAATGGATTCGAACATATGGACGGTCTGTTAATATCGGAGCAGTTTGGCTGTGATTTAAAGACTTGACAATGCATCAGTTACGttttatttgactttatttCCTGGGTCATGACGTAATGTTCAGTCATGTTAATATCTGTTTAGCCGTGACGCTAGCAGCTTTGCACAAGCATGTAAATCACTTATATAAGGAAATTCATTTTGTCCTGTAACAGAATGTATTCGGATATGACTAATTTAAAATTTAACTGAGTAGTGTTTTAATATCATTCTGTGGCTTACAATAGGCTTGATTAACATTTTAGCCTTAAGTATATTGGATTCTAAACATTGAGCGCCTATTGCTTGAGTCCTCTAACGCCCCCCGTCGCCCAAAGTTGAGTTACTACAGAGAACCTGAGTTGGAAGTCTAGCCAGACGAGCAGCTTTGGAGACACatccaaatcaaacacacaccggTACGATTAATCTTACCACTAATTTGGAAAGTTTTGACCCTTTAAACAATTTCTTTTCAATTGTAACACTTTAGAGGAAGCTATATTATTACTGGATTGCAGAGTTCCATATGCCACCAAGCGCTGCACACTAGTTAGCTTTCGAGATGTCTGGCTAACAGTGAGCTAAAGACAGTATGGGACTGTATGGGAATTTCTCTGTAAAGTTAGCAAAGGTTCGTTAGCAAGATGCCTCAGAGCTTCAGAGTGGAGACAGGCGCATAGTGTCTGACATCAGctaacatttttaaatcaacatCACAGCATATGCATTCGAAGTATTTTTCCAAACTTGTACAGCCTGTAAAGCTACAATAGTTTGCTTGTTCACTGGATGATTAACTCGTAAAAAGATTTGCCTTTATTTAACTTGTATTTTATGAAAACTGCTAGCTAGCGATTGTCTAGCAGCAGAAGTCACCTATCAAAAGTTCCCCAATCAGCTAAATTGACGGTAGCTAATCATATATGACTACTTATGATTAGCTACATTAGGCTATGTAATCTATAAATACCTGCTAACTGATAAGGTTCATGacgcctgtgtgtgttatcacgAACGTTACAAATTGTAATAACTTAATTTGTATGAATGGTGTGAACTGTTAAGAGCTAACGACAACTTAAAATTTCGCTTTGATGGTTTTAATGTGCAGCTGCTTTCTATTAAAAATACTCACGTGACTGGAGTCTCGTGACCTTTGACGCACAGAGCATCGTGCAGTACGACGTTTCAGGTAACGTTGCAGCCTTTCGCAATACGTTTAAATTCTCAACAGGTTATCCAGTTTGAGGTCTAGTTGAGGTATAAAAACAGAACTCATTCAGGACATGCAGTGTGTTACGCATTTGTAATATTATTTTTCCATATTAACAGATGCCATGGAGTCAAGTGATGATGGTGGACTCAGTGTGGGGGGTTCAGTAGGGGAGGAAAACTACTTCCAAGGATACACCTTCACAGATCGTTCCCATTCCAGCCGGGTTGTGAAAAGCATTATGGAGCTGTGTCTGGAAAACGGCCTGTTTGCCGATGTCACCATCATGGTGGATGGGAAAGAATTCCAGTTACACCGCTTGGTGCTTTCTGCGCAGAGCAGTTTCTTCAGGTCAATGTTCACCTCCAACCTCCGAGAGGCTCACGATCGCAATATTGAACTGAAAGATGTGAGTGCCCCTGTCTTTCAGTTACTGGTGGACTACATCTACCATGGCACCATCAAGCTAAGGGTGGAGGACCTGCAGGACACCTATGAAATGGCTGACATGTATCAGTTAACAGCCCTGTTTGAGGAGTGTTCCCGCTTCCTCTCACGAACTGTGGAGGTCAAGAACTGCCTGCAGGTAGAACCACTAAGAACAGAGATTTACCTCAGATCTTCTTCATCTGCCAAAATAATGAAGTCTTTCTTGCTTAAATACTTAAAAACTGCTCAGTTGACCTAATAAATTTAAGTTTAAACTCCATTTTAGGTGATGTGgctggcagacagacacagtgaccaAGAACTATACACTGCTGCTAAGCACTGTGCCAAGATTCACCTGGTTCAGCTGCACCAGACTGAGGAGTTTCTCAACCTTCCCCTCTGCCTCCTCAT from Chanos chanos chromosome 2, fChaCha1.1, whole genome shotgun sequence includes these protein-coding regions:
- the ddb2 gene encoding DNA damage-binding protein 2, whose product is MARKKAAEDTSGPKQRLVSRGMKKRNGTPSETVAKKLKAMKDGETSSKNESYIQASVKWVGSQKKASQSSVLHYIYRSSLGQTIHSHLRQCLQEPFIRSLGSYQLHRTASPFDRRVTCLEWHPTHPTTLAVGSKGGDIILWDYGALNKTTFIQGKGACDFIGELKFCPTDTSKVYVASGDGTLTVQSFEGLPAERLSRTVDCGHDHHNVCYWYCCVDVSLSRQMLVTGDNTGRLLLLGLDGKEIFSDKLHKGKVTHAEFNPRCDWLMATSSVDATVKLWDLRNIKNKSSYLHEMPHDKPVNSAYFNPTDSTKLLTTDQKDQIRVYSSSDWSKPEQVILHPHRQFQHLTSIKATWHPVYDLIIAGRYPDDHFLPGDLRTIDFFDANTGKLVHQLRDPNASGIISLNKFNPMGDVLASGMGFNILVWNRTDSVNSTQGQQMRKRGEERGGRARASRAQRSNPPRPPRRGTAEDAKLKKKLASLESAETKSRAKRSADENKTQKSKKK
- the LOC115804825 gene encoding protein FAM180A gives rise to the protein MRGAGNQGFVKSVNDANLMFEFLLNGLVIDHDNNVALRDEEMASMRQGRAFLALINDNIPKTAPAMEDLLVTLEDHENSLPQHRFERLILGTAYSAYQVQHQNLESEKKVWGNILGRLANATFVQLRKSS